Proteins encoded together in one Xiphophorus maculatus strain JP 163 A chromosome 13, X_maculatus-5.0-male, whole genome shotgun sequence window:
- the vps28 gene encoding vacuolar protein sorting-associated protein 28 homolog, whose protein sequence is MFHGIAGSGGVGSAPANKPELYEEVKLYKNAREREKYDNMAELFAVVKTLQALEKAYIKDCVSPSEYTASCSRLLVQYKAAFKQVQGSDVGSIDEFCRKYRLDCPLAMERIKEDRPITIKDDKGNLNRCIADIVSLFITVMDKLRLEIRAMDEIQPDLRELMETMNRMSNMPPDSEAKDKVNLWLTTLSSMSASDELDDNQVRQMLFDLESAYNAFNRFLHSS, encoded by the exons ATGTTCCACGGGATAGCAGGCAGTGGAGGAGTCGGGTCAG CTCCAGCTAACAAACCTGAGTTGTATGag GAGGTCAAACTGTACAAAAACGCACGGGAACGAGAAAA GTATGACAACATGGCCGAGTTGTTTGCTGTTGTAAAGACCTTGCAGGCATTGGAGAAGGCTTACATCAAAGACTGCGTATCCCCCAGCGA gtACACGGCTTCCTGCTCCAGACTCTTGGTTCAGTATAAAGCTGCTTTCAAACAGGTGCAAGGCTCTGATGTGGGCTCCATCGATGAATTCTGCAGGAAGTACAGA CTTGACTGCCCACTTGCAATGGAGAGGATTAAGGAAGATCGACCAATTACCATCAAAGACGATAAGGGCAACCTGAACCGTTGCATCGCAGATATAGTTTCT CTCTTCATCACTGTTATGGACAAGTTGAGACTGGAGATCAGAGCCATGGATGAG ATCCAACCAGACCTGAGAGAGCTGATGGAAACCATGAACAGGATGAGCAACATGCCTCCAGACTCTGAGGCAAAGGACAAAGTGAACCTCTG GTTGACCACCCTTAGCAGCATGTCTGCCTCAGATGAGCTGGATGATAACCAGGTCCGCCAGATGCTCTTCGATCTGGAATCAGCCTACAACGCCTTCAACCGCTTCCTCCACTCTTCCTAA